A segment of the Calonectris borealis chromosome 2, bCalBor7.hap1.2, whole genome shotgun sequence genome:
acaataaaaataggaaagaaaacttGTAGGTTTATCTAACAGTCAGCCTAAAAGCACAGGCAGTCTGGAGAAAGGATATTAATGTCTTTAATTCTTGAATAGCTCTAGAAAATTCTATAGCAGGGATGGAATTTTCTATTCAGTTACATAGggcaatttaaaatatataaaggtAATTACAAAACTTCTGTTGGATTTTGCTTACAGCATAGTCAAAAGAGACTATGATTTAACCAAGACTACATGCTTTTACATGTTTTTAGAGTTGCTCCCTGCAGATCCATCTTGTACAGATCAGGTTATTTACAGATTAAGTGCCTGGAAACGAGAGAGGTTACAATACGAAATATGTTCAAAAACCTGGAATTAATATTATAACTTCTGCTAAGAGAATTAATAACACACAGCACAATTGGCCCAACATCTATAGATCTGCTTGTAATTACTACTTTCTACTACGACAACTTTCAATCTACTACCATATGGGTTTCCACTGATTCACGACAATGGAAATGTCACTCTGGCTCAATACTGTTAAATGccattttcagaaatacaagCACTGTAGTGGCAAATGAAATGGAGTAATTATGTAGTTCAGTATTGGCTTTATGCAGTTTTAGAGAATTGTTACAAATTCCTTTAAGCGCTACAAAACGGGAAGTGCATAAGATGTAAGTTAATTTAAACTTGCTTTGCCATAATTTATGTTACGCAGTTGACAAAGTTTTGGTATAATCAATGGTATAGAGGTCCCAAAGTAAAATCTTAAATAGTCACTACATAAAATATCACTTTAACACACTGTAAGAATCCTATCAATAATCACTGTAAGAATCCTTATCAATAATCATATATCACTAAAAAGTAAGTTGATAAAGGATTTTCTTTCACACATTTCTTGCTTCTCTCTTCCATCACGGTGCTAAGCCCACGTTAGCTGTGCCTGCACTAATAGAGCTGGGAGACTGAGTGCAGGAGAAGCAATCAAGATTGGCATGTCAACAAAGGCACCAGATGCCACTGATGCCTCTTCCACACTACAAAAAAAATACTCCCTATGCCCATACACAGAGAAAGGATACAAAGACATGCCAAATAAAGGTTTGTAACAGATTTTACTTgtagaaaagcaacattttagcATCATTTCACAATAAAAAGGTAAGATCTGTTTGGTGTTATACAGACATGGTGTATCAATTCAGAATGCAACAGGTAAAGCATACTGTAATACTCAGTATGAAAGGTATGAGATACACTGTTGTATTTAGCCAATTACTCTTGGTGCCTCTTTGCGGATACTTTCTTAATTACAGGTCCTCTCTGCTTCATACATGTCAGCAATATATTTTGGAATATAAAAACTGGAAGtgttaaaatacactgaaatgtgTCTGGAAAAATCAAACCCAGGACCAATTTCTCATTACACAATAGTTCTACCAGATCATTGAAACAAATGGCACTTTGCATGTAAACTATCTGTCCCCTCATTCTActctcctttaaataaaaaaaaggaaaaaatttgtCTTGATATAGGAAATTGCTCCATCTTCTTGCTTCTGCATTCATGCAACTTCATTATCAGGTTTCCTTATCCAGATATTAAACTGTAAAACGAACAGTTACTTATCGTGGGGCTTTTCCACCATCTTCAGTGCTAATCTTCCAACCATTAGCAAACTGTATATGGGGAAAAACACAGaattaaacaataataataatttgtcaattaattttcaaatacttcCCATGTAACTGGTGcatagaaacaaaaaaagatacacaaaataTGATTCACTCCATCTCAGTTTAATTAAGCAAATAAGAAATCACACATAgaacgtttaaaaaaaaagtatattgtgTTGTACCTGACACCAGCAATTAGCCCTGCAGGCATGAATTTTCCAGAGTTGTAAAATCTTGTTCCCATGATGGCAGTCAGTGTTCCAGATGTAACTTAAATGAGAGATTATACAGTTCAGTCAGCAGAGATGCATGTGTGTAAGAGAGCTGCTACAATTCAAAACTAACAGAGCAGAGAGAAGTAGTAGCATCAAGTAAAAAGTGAAACAGGGTTATTTCATGTGATGGACTAAGACAGTCAATAAACTGTGTAAACTTTGGAATGTGTCAGTATCTGAAGAGTAAATATTCTAAATCAAGTTCTAGCAGACAGTGCACTTTTACTACGCTTCTGCACACTCCTCAAATTTCTTCGTCAAAATGTGATGCTTTGGAGACTGGAAATAACCTATGCTACACTGCTCTGGAACTGACTCCTTCCCTGTGCACAGGCAAATCACTAAACTGTTGCACGTAATTCCCCCACTTCTCTTAAAAGGGAGATAGCATTTTCTTGTCTAACTTGTAGTAATGTTCTGAGAATTAATTAATTTACATTTGCAAAAGACTTCGAAAGGGAAATGTGCTATGTAAGTGGTAAGCATTACCAACCCATTTCAGCCCTGGACCACATTGTAGTAAAATCAGAGAGTTAAAGCTATCCACCCTGACCACTTGACATAGAGACAAAAGCCAGGTAGTTTCACTGAGCCAGTAAAACAGAAAGGGCAATCCCTGGAACACCGTATCTCAAAGAAAGACGGAATACCAACAAAACTATACCGAAAACACACTGATTAAATCCTTAGCCTTAGCATGCATCTGTTACCCAGTGGTAACAGCTACACATTAACATGTTGTTCCAACCACTCTTATTTTCTACTATTGCTTCTATGCGATGGCTGGTCCTGCAGGACCCAGCTCATCTTCAATCCTAGCCATGGCATCCTTCCTCCCCAACACCACCCTAAATATTATCCTTGACTTCTAACAGTCTCATGTAAGTATACATGTCAAAGACTGGGACCACAGTCTAATACACAAGAAAGAACTAAAGTACTTCAGCATTCAAATACCTCAAGCTCTAATCAGCAGCCAGTCTTCAAAACATGCACACCTCACTAAAAGTAATTTCATCTAAGAGAGCAGTAGAACACACCTTCTCCAAAAACTTTAAAGcgtgaaaaggaggaggaaaagactCCACATGCTACTGAATTATAGAAATGTACCTGTCTCTCACATTTGGGAAAATGCTTTGTCTCACTCCTGTTAAGCTTGCTGTACTTGCAGTTTATTCCAGTTATTTAGGCTTGACCATTCACACCTTTTGACCTATCCAGTCGATGTGAAAGTGGATTGCACTGTAGACAATGCTGAAGTGGACAGAAATGCTGGGCCTTCCCCTTTCACTTCTGACTTTCACATACCAAAGAGCTAGATGCTATGTCATCGCTTCGGTGAGCAAATGCTATAGTCAGTGGCAGCTCTTTAAGCACTGACTAAGCAGCGACTCTCCGCAGTCATCTTCTCAAAGTCAGGGAGAAGGGAAGCTCCAGTTCTGAGAAGAAGGAAGACGACACTGCATTACTGAAGCTTGCTTCTCTGTTACATCTCCCCAGGCATGCAACACCTTTGTAAATCCACATATTTGACGTATCAGAGTCTCTGCCATTTTCAGCAATAACAAAACAACCTGCTAGGGGTATGGGCAGTCTGCAGGGGAATCATGCTTCCTGAAATGCTCCAGCATCCTGCAGGATGCTAAAAGTAGGATCCAGCCAAAAAGAGGACATACAGAGGTCAGACATCTATTTACTAGCACTTCCCTTGCACTATGATCCTTTGAACACACCAGTACGAGACAGGTGCATGGTGGCAGCCACCAATTCAGCCAAGCCTGAAGACTGAAACATAGCTACTGCTAGAGGACTGTCATGCACTGATGTCTTCCACAgatcaggagaggagaggatACTACTAACACAGATACTGGCCAAAGGATTACACAAAACACATGCTCACAAGTATCTGAAATACAGCAACCTAACAAGTGTCAGGcatcagctgagctgcaggaATTATCTACATATATTTTCTGAGCCCACTTCAATTGCAAGGTACCCTAACTTATTAGTGAATGCGAAAAGTTCAAGTCATGTTATTTTGCAACTGGCATAAGCTTTAGGCATTCACAGGTCAAAGTGACAGGTGATAACCATGCTAACTTGATCACAACCCTGAGCTCTATATGGTAAATGGCAGAAAGACAAAAACTGCATTTTGGAGATTCACACCATACTGCATacaagtttttaaacaaaaaatgcttattcgattttttttttcccctgaaggatGTGAAATAATAGTAtttggtttgattattttttttaaaccacataaGTTTCACTTTATCCTAGCACACATTTTCCTTCACAACCTGTAGGTTTTTTGATGTTCAGAAGACAAACTCTAATGATAAATAACAGATATTTTCCTCTCCTGTTgtagaaaaggaacaaaaatgtaAGTTTGAGCTATCACCCAAAGCACTTTCTACTTCTTGCAAAAGGCATGCAGGAATGTAGTGAGAAATCACTGAGCAAGACACACCAAGAGAAGCAGTTTTTAATATGcatacattcttaaaaaaaaaattaagtaatacTAACAGTTCATATTCCAAGGAAAGCAGTGGAGTTTGGCCACTAATGGAGATATTTCACTAAAACACAAGTTTAAAGATTGGATTGAAACTAGATTTATAACACCATCAGTTTAATTCTTCTGCAAAGACTTTTAGGTACTAATTTAAAGTATCCAGCTATTTTAGGGTAAATATAATCCcttctaattaaaattttaaattacttactCAGAGAAATCCAAACATTATTTGGATTCTGTGAGAGCTGATAGGCACCCAGTCCAGCCAAACTCCCAAAGAAAAGGCCAGCAGCTAGCGATGGGACACTACCTGAATAAGTAAAAGATAATGCATTCATTAGAAGCTCAGAAATAAACTTGCTCATTAGCTTCTCTGTTTTGTAAAAcaccaacaataacaaaaaaaagatggGCATTCATTGTTATAAAGCAGattagagaggtttttttttcttttaagatattaAGACCATGCTCATCTGCACCAAGAAACATGTTCAAATACTCTTGCATAAGACATAAATAGCATTAGTATTTAATTCTTTAACAGCAAAGCTATTAATATATTTATGATGGAAAAAATAGcgagaaaagcaaaagaattggTGTTTTCTTTGTGCAAACTGAAACGTGTTGTTTCAACACAGTAATATCAGAATTTCTTGACAGGCAGTAAAGTGGATGGATTAAATAGTAAGGGTTTAAGATCAGAAAAAGGGCACATGGACTGAACCAAGCAGGAGGGCATTcagacaaacaaagaaaaaagttgccAAAGAAGAGGGTGGATTTGAATAAGAGGTCATATCTCTTAAGTACATCTAAGATCTGATCCAAAGGTTAACTGCTGACTTTGGAGAAAGGTTCCCTGGACTCGCCTAAATTTTGGATCAAGTTCTTAGTATAAATGATAATCCCAGGCTACCAGAAGATAAAGGATACCACATCCAAATTGGTGATTTATAGATTACATCAAGTAATGAAGTGGCACGCCCACTGTGAGTGGTGAATGCCCTCAGTAAGGTTAATGGAGAATTCAGGACTTAAAGTTACTGAGGGTGGTTCTTTATATATTCCATTTTTCAGGTCACCTTTAAAGGACTCGAGATTGCAAAGCTAAACTGATAAAGATCTCTCAATGTTACAGGAGGATTGCATATTGCTACCAGAATGTAATAATTTTTCAGTCATCGACAAGGCAGCTGTAACATTGCTTCAGATCCTGCTTTTGGtataaaaagcaagagagaaagatgATAGAAAGCACCAGATATTCCTGTGCATGTGCAAGGAAAAGATGCACACTCTAGTAAGTGGCTGCTCTGGACAGAATACAGTTTAGCAACCAACATGTGGTAGCTACAATTTTTTGCACAAGCCTGAGAGTCCACAAATGGCCATCATATCCTTGAATTTTACCTCAAGGCATTGTTTAAGCAGCTATGACACATACACTTACTAGGAAAACCACACCGCCTCTGGTTCAGGAAGTTCCTGACTCTCAAAACACTGGGACCCAAAGAACTTACTAAATGAAGATagaaaatcaatcaatcaatcactCTTTGCTTGTCCTATTCTCATATGCTTCCCAAGGCACCTACTGCTGATTACTGCCTGTGTGGGTAAATAGAGCTGGTTGTAAAAGAACAGATCACCATCTTAGCTCTATGGATGAAGGttccattttcttttggtttctcCAAGTTATTAGTAGGGatacaatagcttttttttttttcttcctccctacaAGTCACCATACAAGTTCCTGTTCCCCCCCTCAAAAATCCTGTGACCTAGATTCCCTTGCCTCAGCAAGACCATGTCCTCCCATCTGGGACCAGAGAATAAGACAGACACCTACTGTTCCATAATGGCCTCAGAGAAATACAGATGCAATTAGTTACTCAAGTTCTCAGTATTGTCCCTCCTGCCCTAAACTCCACTCACAGCCCAAAGGATAAATCAAGCCAATAGAAAGCAGATTGGAATAGGCATTAGCATCTATGTACTCAAATGCACTGGTAAGATTCTTACTGACTTCAGCAAAGTACCTTCATATCACAAACACTAAGATGGCTTAGGGATTTTCGAAGCTGAAAGAGACAGTATTGCAGCAGGGATGGGAAGAGGGCAAACTCAGAAAAAGGTCAGGAAATGAAAGCAGTAGGTCAGAGCGTAAGCTTATGATGCAGAGCCCAGAAAAGGAACAAGCTTAAGGACTGATTTGCATTTTTCAGCTCTACTTGGAGAAAGGATCCTTCTGAAAACTCTCTGCAGCTTGCAGTATACTGTTACCATCAAAcattaaaatgagaataaatctctagggaaaaaaaaaaggtaatttacgTCATTTGAAGATACAGAACATTTATAGAatgcttatatttaaaatatcaggGAAAAAGCCTTTTTGAAGCAAATTTATGTCAGTTCACCCAAAGAGCATAAAGCAGAGGCAGGATACCAGCATCCACCAGAAAGCAGATTGTGGGTTTATCAGCCCAAAGCACCAGCTCAACCCAAAAAGCACCACACCCCAACAGCAACAAGTTATCAGCACATGGCATAAACTGATAAACTTTACATCTGCGTGAACTTCGAGATAGGAGGCTTTCGTGAAAAGCCGCCCAGCTCACACAAAGTTATTGGGGGACTGAATACAAGCGCCTTCCCGCACCGTACCTGCTTTTGCATAGCCAACGAGCCCTCCTGATGCCACCAGGGCGGCGTAGCCAAAGCCGAGCCAGTCCACTGCCATgctgaaaactggaagagaaattgGGGTGAGGGTCGGTATCTCTTAATTTTTTAGGGCAAAAATAGCATTTTGCTGCGGAGGGCTTTTCCACGAGCAAGGCCTGCCTAAAGCCTAAGCCCTAAACCGAGTCCAAGAGCTGAAAACCGATTTGTTGGGAATGCAGCCCTGGGGGTAGCGGGGC
Coding sequences within it:
- the LOC142079117 gene encoding transmembrane protein 14C-like, translating into MAVDWLGFGYAALVASGGLVGYAKAGSVPSLAAGLFFGSLAGLGAYQLSQNPNNVWISLITSGTLTAIMGTRFYNSGKFMPAGLIAGVSLLMVGRLALKMVEKPHDK